In a single window of the Thermoplasmatales archaeon genome:
- a CDS encoding Nre family DNA repair protein, with translation MEFKAKFKIPASLCTKCRGAKLLCGLSFCPITVKSIVKPRVNIAQGNRISGSSPPSVFVGRYGYPKVKVYPSVPQVHGDTSSYENPKEWMNLQLEDFLSMRLSMIRGGTDVYVQNAADPDKLFRELQLMALSEKYVEVDMTLEKNLSDMSVILDENTPPMGPSAPLLKFQSDYSSPSLSVEKVYGDTDLKAMDAMKFLYSRNEDVSKISKILSVGAIGTKKMRKVVPTRWSITAVDKNLSDDLIEKSKDYPQIDKFLTYVRRTNGNLFIAILTPSNWIYEWGEAWGRGTTWNQWGEETYTEIDNEGYFGRKDYPGIGGCYYSTRLAIGEKLNEMRRSGGAITWREIYPGFSLPVGVWYVRENMRELFKMKPAEFDTLDDALRFISKFLKVPLEIWLQKSAVVKTLKYNNLERFFSI, from the coding sequence ATGGAATTCAAAGCAAAATTTAAGATTCCTGCCTCACTCTGTACAAAATGCAGGGGTGCTAAACTTCTTTGCGGACTTTCATTTTGTCCTATTACTGTAAAGTCTATCGTTAAACCGAGAGTGAACATTGCTCAGGGAAACAGGATCAGCGGATCTTCGCCTCCCAGCGTATTTGTTGGACGATACGGATATCCCAAGGTAAAGGTGTACCCCTCTGTTCCGCAGGTTCATGGAGATACATCTTCCTACGAGAACCCAAAGGAATGGATGAATCTTCAACTGGAAGATTTTCTGAGCATGCGCTTATCAATGATTAGGGGCGGAACAGACGTTTATGTTCAGAACGCAGCAGATCCTGATAAGTTGTTCCGGGAGCTACAACTCATGGCTCTCTCTGAAAAATATGTTGAAGTCGACATGACCCTGGAAAAGAATCTTTCTGATATGTCTGTCATTCTTGACGAAAACACGCCACCCATGGGCCCATCCGCTCCGCTTTTGAAGTTCCAATCCGATTATTCCTCTCCCAGCTTGAGTGTCGAGAAAGTTTATGGAGACACTGATTTAAAAGCTATGGATGCAATGAAGTTCCTGTATTCAAGAAATGAAGATGTTTCAAAGATATCAAAAATCCTCAGCGTTGGAGCTATAGGAACAAAGAAAATGAGAAAGGTTGTTCCAACAAGATGGTCAATAACTGCAGTTGACAAGAACCTTTCCGATGATCTTATAGAGAAAAGCAAGGACTATCCACAGATAGACAAATTCCTGACGTATGTGAGAAGAACCAACGGCAACCTCTTCATAGCAATTCTTACCCCTTCTAACTGGATATACGAGTGGGGTGAAGCTTGGGGAAGAGGAACAACATGGAATCAGTGGGGGGAAGAGACTTACACAGAAATAGACAACGAGGGGTACTTTGGAAGGAAAGACTACCCAGGAATTGGCGGATGCTACTACTCGACAAGACTTGCCATTGGAGAGAAGTTGAATGAGATGAGGAGAAGTGGAGGTGCAATTACTTGGAGAGAGATATATCCTGGCTTCAGCCTTCCTGTCGGGGTATGGTATGTCAGAGAAAATATGAGGGAACTCTTTAAAATGAAGCCCGCAGAGTTTGACACACTTGATGATGCCCTGAGATTCATATCCAAATTCCTTAAGGTTCCTCTGGAGATCTGGTTACAGAAATCCGCTGTGGTAAAGACGTTAAAGTACAACAATCTGGAAAGATTTTTTTCGATTTGA
- a CDS encoding FAD-dependent oxidoreductase encodes MLLKLAIIGGGISGLFSAFYLSQSGMDVTLFEKGDLSSGTSGRFHGMLHSGARYAVNDKISAIECISENKRLSNIAENFIDDTGGFFVAANEKEAEFGDRLMKGCTDAGIETREVDPEVVMAKEKNIKDIKRAISVPDKIVRSYELSVAIAAKSVLNGLNVKTYSNVKRINVNDGEANSLEYERSGKIYEDKFDYIINATGPFSNEILESSGLEREEIVASAGAMVVYEGRLVNSVINRMREPSDGDIILPYGSVSIVGTTAVMVDDPNNFSVEEEDIKMMTDDAAVVIPYIKNHKYKRIYYSIRPLSEDEDIETDSRKVSRSFKIAKNSKAGNVLTVKGGKFTTGRLIGESVARMISSETGEKVDLSDYNFNYAYSDYLSRVKSDIPAINKINERNGTVDEEFAQRAASFLISHSISMGDKVGI; translated from the coding sequence ATGCTGCTGAAACTCGCAATAATTGGTGGCGGTATATCTGGCCTCTTCTCGGCTTTTTATCTTTCTCAAAGTGGAATGGATGTAACGCTATTTGAAAAAGGTGACCTGTCATCGGGTACTTCAGGTAGATTTCATGGTATGCTCCACAGCGGAGCAAGATATGCGGTGAATGATAAAATATCAGCCATTGAGTGTATTTCTGAAAACAAAAGGCTTAGCAACATCGCAGAAAATTTTATAGACGACACTGGTGGTTTCTTCGTGGCTGCAAATGAAAAGGAAGCCGAGTTTGGAGACCGATTAATGAAGGGATGTACGGATGCCGGTATAGAAACTAGAGAGGTAGATCCCGAAGTCGTGATGGCCAAGGAGAAAAATATCAAAGATATTAAAAGAGCAATATCTGTACCAGACAAAATAGTGAGATCGTATGAACTCTCCGTGGCTATTGCGGCAAAGTCAGTACTTAACGGGCTTAATGTGAAAACGTACTCCAACGTTAAAAGGATAAATGTGAATGATGGAGAGGCAAATTCACTTGAATATGAAAGATCCGGAAAAATTTACGAAGATAAATTCGATTATATCATAAACGCCACGGGTCCATTTTCTAATGAAATCCTTGAGTCCTCTGGACTGGAACGCGAGGAGATTGTGGCGTCTGCGGGGGCAATGGTGGTTTATGAAGGAAGGTTAGTAAACTCTGTAATAAACAGGATGAGGGAACCTTCGGATGGCGATATAATTCTCCCCTACGGCTCAGTTTCTATAGTGGGAACAACAGCCGTCATGGTCGACGATCCTAATAATTTCTCAGTTGAGGAGGAGGACATAAAAATGATGACAGATGACGCAGCAGTGGTTATTCCATATATTAAGAATCATAAATATAAGAGAATATATTACTCCATAAGGCCGCTGTCTGAAGACGAGGATATCGAGACAGATTCACGGAAAGTGAGCAGAAGTTTTAAAATTGCTAAAAATTCAAAGGCAGGTAATGTACTAACCGTTAAGGGGGGGAAATTTACTACCGGGAGGTTAATAGGAGAAAGCGTTGCAAGAATGATATCATCTGAGACTGGCGAGAAAGTGGATCTATCAGATTACAATTTTAACTACGCTTATTCGGACTATCTGTCTAGAGTTAAGAGTGATATCCCAGCTATTAACAAAATTAATGAGAGAAATGGTACGGTTGACGAGGAATTTGCGCAACGCGCAGCTTCATTTCTCATTTCACATTCAATCTCTATGGGTGATAAAGTTGGAATTTAG
- a CDS encoding VWA domain-containing protein, with product MYESEISRRNPGLFIFLIDQSRSMSHKLSGTMRSKAQEAADAVNRQIYELIYRCTKTDGVRDYFHIGIVGYGSSSDLADSLIADETIVPISRLAQNPLRTERRKERADGSQGVEEGDEFEFPIWFDPVARSNTPMVKALNLVKEWVDDWVAEHKDSYPPVVIHITDGSATDGDPVPVANSIMDISTADGNVLMWNCHLSESRGVTPLEFPSSEGVLPPQDKFAKELFTMSSTLPKSFVDVAAERSLTVTQNSRAYVFNAGLDELIELLDIGTRAPTDNMQ from the coding sequence ATGTATGAATCAGAAATAAGTAGACGAAACCCTGGGCTGTTCATCTTCCTTATTGACCAGTCCCGATCGATGAGCCATAAACTTAGTGGTACAATGAGATCCAAAGCGCAGGAAGCCGCAGATGCGGTTAACAGGCAAATTTACGAGCTTATATATAGATGCACAAAAACGGACGGTGTACGCGATTATTTTCATATAGGGATAGTTGGATACGGATCATCTTCAGATCTGGCTGATTCGTTGATAGCAGATGAAACGATCGTGCCAATTTCTAGATTGGCACAGAATCCATTGAGAACCGAAAGAAGAAAGGAACGGGCAGACGGATCTCAAGGAGTAGAAGAAGGAGACGAGTTCGAGTTTCCGATATGGTTTGATCCTGTAGCCCGCTCAAATACTCCAATGGTGAAAGCACTTAACCTCGTAAAGGAATGGGTGGATGACTGGGTTGCTGAACATAAAGATTCGTATCCTCCGGTCGTTATACATATTACCGATGGTTCTGCGACCGATGGCGACCCTGTTCCAGTGGCGAATTCTATCATGGATATATCTACAGCGGACGGGAATGTGCTCATGTGGAACTGCCATTTGTCTGAATCTCGCGGTGTGACACCTCTTGAATTCCCATCATCTGAAGGCGTTCTCCCGCCTCAGGACAAATTTGCAAAGGAGCTTTTTACAATGTCCAGTACTTTGCCGAAAAGTTTTGTGGATGTGGCCGCAGAGCGTTCTTTGACTGTAACTCAAAATTCAAGAGCCTACGTATTCAACGCCGGTCTGGACGAGTTGATAGAACTTTTGGACATTGGAACAAGAGCTCCAACAGACAATATGCAGTGA
- a CDS encoding sugar porter family MFS transporter — translation MENVRGTGDVHVPRRSVITTLSAMGYFLDGYDLSVISVFTLVLVTYKIFPYDSLTESFVTGSALLGAFVGAVLFGHYADRIGRRYLYIFDLVFFAVFALLTAFSTNIYEMIIFRFFVGWGVGADYALSPVYSTEMYPNKKRGAGYGWVWTFWSIGAAAAFLIGWILYLHDPLTGWRYTLGLGAIPAVIVVILRTRMPESTRWKVVEEGLIPGSSVNKVAEKIGITPTDLKALLDERQREVNIASGSLASLFKGEYGKRTAIVWIQWIMYDIAGYGIGLYSPLILKGLGVSGSTSLLFSFIFYMPIGFLGAFGAVMLNDRVGRRPLQIIGFGGMAVAMLMFFFASSGTGVLFLSIGILAFIIDYGIGNLGPGNTMGLYAIELLPTKLRSSSMGSATGITRIVSFLSAFLFPFLSKPTVLGHAGFFTILLIIMVGAFLFTIFYTPETKGLTLEEIALASYKHEHGFPKLVLPSAKK, via the coding sequence ATGGAGAATGTACGAGGCACTGGTGATGTACATGTTCCGAGACGTTCTGTAATTACAACGCTTTCTGCCATGGGTTATTTTTTAGATGGATATGATTTGAGCGTTATTTCGGTATTTACGTTGGTCTTAGTTACTTATAAAATATTTCCGTATGACTCTTTAACTGAGTCTTTTGTAACTGGATCCGCTCTTCTCGGGGCTTTTGTGGGTGCGGTACTCTTTGGGCATTATGCAGATAGGATAGGACGAAGATATCTGTATATTTTCGATCTGGTATTCTTTGCCGTATTTGCCTTACTGACTGCATTTTCGACGAACATATACGAGATGATAATCTTCAGGTTCTTTGTCGGATGGGGGGTCGGTGCAGATTATGCTCTCAGCCCAGTATATTCGACAGAAATGTATCCTAACAAGAAGAGAGGGGCGGGATACGGTTGGGTATGGACGTTCTGGAGCATAGGAGCGGCGGCGGCATTTCTGATAGGATGGATACTCTACCTTCATGATCCTTTGACCGGTTGGAGATACACTCTTGGACTTGGAGCCATTCCCGCGGTAATAGTTGTCATCTTGAGGACAAGAATGCCCGAATCAACCAGATGGAAGGTTGTTGAAGAGGGTTTGATCCCTGGATCAAGCGTAAACAAGGTTGCAGAGAAGATAGGCATTACACCAACCGATCTGAAGGCGCTTCTTGATGAAAGACAGAGGGAAGTTAACATAGCCTCTGGGTCGTTGGCTTCACTTTTCAAAGGAGAATACGGAAAGCGTACTGCAATAGTATGGATTCAGTGGATAATGTATGACATTGCAGGCTATGGGATTGGACTCTATTCGCCCCTTATTCTAAAGGGCCTCGGAGTTTCTGGATCAACATCACTGCTTTTTTCGTTCATATTTTACATGCCTATTGGATTCCTAGGTGCATTTGGGGCGGTTATGCTCAATGATAGGGTAGGCAGGAGACCGTTGCAGATCATTGGGTTCGGCGGCATGGCCGTAGCGATGCTTATGTTCTTCTTTGCTTCTAGTGGTACCGGTGTATTGTTCCTCTCAATAGGAATACTGGCCTTTATCATTGATTACGGAATTGGAAACTTGGGCCCGGGTAACACGATGGGCTTATACGCAATAGAACTCTTGCCCACAAAACTTCGTTCATCCTCTATGGGTAGCGCCACAGGAATAACCAGAATTGTGTCGTTTCTCTCTGCATTTCTGTTCCCATTCCTTTCAAAACCAACGGTTCTTGGGCACGCGGGATTCTTTACGATACTGCTGATCATTATGGTGGGTGCTTTCCTCTTTACAATATTCTATACACCTGAGACGAAGGGGCTTACGCTAGAGGAAATTGCCTTGGCATCATATAAACATGAACATGGATTTCCAAAACTGGTGCTACCATCAGCAAAGAAATAA
- a CDS encoding DUF47 family protein translates to MVGNSILRRISSVGERNIFQRLLGFVDMAKESVQTLSDMLFAEDLKRIEFNARIRNIEKRGDDLSVTVKEEITGGAISSSLMDNLIMLVETCDDLLDTSYFISRELRRIHENSHKFDENTLNILNVTYNTGRNILLLAKTALDHVQVMLETKSRKDMEDARIEIESLEEQVDDLKDNMIDAAYNNADRIPYVAFIHITELAHKLDDLLDNCEDIADLLFTINVAITK, encoded by the coding sequence ATGGTAGGGAACAGCATTCTGAGAAGGATCAGCTCTGTAGGGGAAAGAAATATTTTCCAGCGGCTTCTCGGATTTGTTGACATGGCCAAGGAATCTGTGCAAACCTTAAGTGATATGCTTTTCGCAGAGGACTTAAAAAGGATAGAGTTCAATGCGAGAATAAGAAATATAGAGAAGAGAGGGGACGATCTCTCAGTTACTGTTAAGGAGGAGATAACAGGTGGGGCAATAAGCTCAAGCCTCATGGATAACCTCATCATGCTGGTTGAGACCTGCGATGACCTTCTGGATACATCCTATTTCATAAGCAGAGAGTTAAGAAGGATACATGAGAATTCGCATAAGTTCGATGAAAATACGCTTAACATCCTGAATGTTACATATAATACTGGCAGGAATATACTGCTTCTGGCTAAAACAGCCCTAGATCATGTCCAGGTCATGCTTGAAACAAAGAGCAGGAAAGATATGGAAGATGCAAGAATAGAAATAGAATCCCTCGAGGAACAGGTAGACGATCTGAAGGACAATATGATAGATGCGGCTTACAACAACGCTGATAGGATACCTTATGTAGCATTTATCCATATAACGGAACTCGCGCACAAGCTTGATGATCTTCTTGACAACTGCGAGGATATAGCTGACCTACTGTTTACTATAAATGTTGCGATTACCAAATGA
- a CDS encoding TIGR04190 family B12-binding domain/radical SAM domain protein: protein MRSDLVLLHPPALYDFRKELQFRGPISDAVPSTSVFEMYPIGFTSIGGYLDKHGIRVRIVNLANRMLLSEKFDVEKKIRSLDSLVFGIDLHWLPHVQGCLKIAELVKKIHPESSVILGGLSATYFHSELMKYDFVDYVMRGDSTEIPLLKFMQAKKSEKTDFSEIPNLCWKKGSKVIVNALTFIPSDLSYTDIPDYRFVIKSAVRHLDYLDGIPYKNWMKFPNAAFLTTKGCTYNCAICGGSESAFEINCLRKKLVMYPPEKICKGIKLVQKFTKSPIYVVGDIRQGGPDYVSKLLEGLHDLKVKNEMIFELFDQGGDEFFSQIEKSLPKYSLEITVESWDENIRRKEGKLPFPNDRLINTFKAALKHNVSRIEIFFMIGLPGQTYENALKNVDFCEEIFNECGRDKRLNFIISPLGPFLDPASAAFEHPEIYGYKSLCRTIDDHLKISAEPSWKDNLSFETEYMDRDTIAKATYDSALKLYNFKYRCGIVTENVYSQVTQQIKDSLDFMDALERLKNASTNDREDMITELRSKLIYDGKYTLYGENESTWESSKNYLKFVPLLALGLGFNIRDFFAKILKQSSKQKF from the coding sequence ATGAGATCCGACCTTGTTCTTCTACATCCTCCGGCTTTATATGATTTTCGTAAGGAACTGCAATTTCGTGGACCAATAAGCGACGCTGTTCCATCAACTTCTGTATTTGAAATGTATCCGATCGGATTCACAAGTATAGGGGGATACCTGGACAAGCATGGAATCCGAGTAAGGATCGTAAACCTTGCAAACAGGATGCTCCTCAGTGAAAAATTTGACGTAGAAAAGAAAATAAGATCCCTTGATTCATTGGTTTTTGGAATTGACCTGCATTGGCTTCCTCATGTTCAAGGTTGCCTAAAAATTGCAGAACTGGTTAAAAAAATACATCCGGAAAGTTCCGTAATCCTCGGCGGTTTATCGGCCACGTACTTCCATTCAGAATTAATGAAATATGACTTTGTGGACTACGTAATGCGTGGAGACTCGACAGAGATTCCACTGCTGAAGTTTATGCAGGCAAAGAAATCGGAAAAGACCGATTTCAGTGAAATACCAAACCTTTGCTGGAAGAAAGGATCGAAAGTCATCGTTAATGCGTTGACGTTTATTCCATCAGATCTGAGTTATACAGATATTCCCGATTATAGATTTGTGATAAAATCCGCAGTTAGACACTTAGACTACCTTGACGGAATACCATACAAGAACTGGATGAAGTTTCCAAATGCTGCCTTTCTTACAACAAAAGGATGCACTTACAACTGTGCAATTTGTGGCGGATCCGAAAGTGCCTTTGAGATAAACTGTCTCAGAAAAAAACTTGTAATGTACCCACCCGAAAAAATTTGCAAAGGCATAAAACTGGTTCAGAAATTCACAAAGTCACCAATTTACGTCGTTGGGGACATAAGACAAGGAGGACCAGACTATGTCTCCAAATTGCTGGAAGGCCTGCATGATCTCAAAGTAAAAAACGAAATGATATTCGAACTTTTTGATCAGGGAGGTGATGAATTTTTTTCACAAATTGAGAAAAGTTTACCAAAATATTCCCTTGAAATAACAGTGGAAAGCTGGGACGAGAATATACGAAGAAAGGAAGGAAAACTTCCTTTCCCCAATGATAGACTCATCAACACTTTTAAGGCTGCACTGAAACATAATGTCAGTAGAATTGAAATATTTTTCATGATAGGCCTCCCAGGACAGACCTATGAAAATGCACTAAAAAATGTTGATTTTTGTGAGGAGATATTCAACGAGTGTGGCAGGGATAAAAGACTAAACTTTATCATATCACCACTTGGGCCCTTTCTTGATCCGGCATCGGCTGCGTTCGAACATCCAGAAATATATGGTTATAAAAGTTTATGCAGGACCATAGATGATCACTTAAAGATATCGGCCGAGCCATCATGGAAGGATAATCTTAGCTTTGAAACGGAATATATGGATAGGGATACCATTGCCAAAGCAACGTATGACTCGGCGTTGAAACTGTACAATTTTAAATATAGGTGCGGGATCGTTACAGAGAATGTTTATTCCCAAGTGACACAGCAGATCAAGGATTCATTGGATTTTATGGATGCTCTCGAGCGTTTGAAAAATGCTAGCACAAATGACAGGGAAGATATGATCACTGAACTTAGATCCAAGTTAATTTATGATGGAAAGTACACACTTTATGGTGAAAATGAATCAACATGGGAAAGCTCAAAGAATTACCTTAAGTTCGTTCCCCTCCTTGCTCTCGGTCTCGGCTTCAATATAAGGGATTTTTTCGCAAAAATTCTGAAGCAGAGTTCAAAACAAAAATTCTAA
- a CDS encoding radical SAM protein, with translation MKIIEYSVSKAISKSGMMELDYAINPYSGCFHRCLYCYAIDYTHHKDAASNWGEIVYVKKNIDLILKRDIIGLPRGIVGLGTITDPYQPVEATYRLSRKILEILLRNGFRVTVQTKSPLVTRDVDVLSLHRSTADVGITITTINRAKSLMIETKTPSPSARITALGKLNNEGIKTWIFLGPIIRNFNDDDENLRAIFEAAVSTGSRVIYDFYSSYKGANSMMERYLPRHDGRKEFNESNVWKREVVGRIAKLAEKYNVECNSQKDEWLVERGYNFGELL, from the coding sequence ATGAAGATCATTGAGTACTCGGTTTCAAAGGCGATCTCTAAAAGCGGAATGATGGAACTAGACTATGCTATAAACCCTTATTCAGGATGTTTTCACAGATGCCTCTACTGTTATGCAATAGATTATACACACCACAAGGACGCCGCTTCGAACTGGGGCGAGATAGTTTACGTCAAGAAGAACATAGACCTTATTCTAAAGAGAGATATTATTGGGCTTCCAAGAGGCATTGTTGGGCTGGGTACAATAACAGATCCATATCAACCCGTAGAGGCAACATACAGATTATCCAGAAAGATACTTGAGATCCTGCTTAGAAATGGTTTTAGAGTAACGGTACAGACAAAATCTCCACTTGTTACGAGAGATGTTGATGTCCTATCACTGCACAGAAGCACAGCCGATGTCGGGATTACGATCACTACAATCAATCGAGCAAAGTCTCTTATGATAGAAACGAAAACGCCTTCACCCTCTGCAAGGATAACGGCTTTAGGAAAACTCAATAATGAAGGTATCAAGACTTGGATATTTTTGGGACCGATTATACGTAATTTCAACGACGATGATGAGAATTTAAGAGCTATCTTTGAAGCAGCTGTATCAACGGGTTCTAGAGTAATCTATGACTTTTATTCTTCATACAAAGGGGCAAATTCCATGATGGAGCGATATCTTCCTAGGCATGATGGCAGAAAAGAATTCAATGAATCAAATGTCTGGAAGAGGGAGGTTGTGGGACGAATAGCAAAGCTCGCAGAAAAGTATAATGTGGAATGCAACAGCCAGAAAGATGAGTGGTTGGTTGAGAGGGGCTATAACTTTGGCGAACTCCTCTGA
- a CDS encoding YrhK family protein: MSKSGKSQRAILYNDLISGIMFLVGSILFFLGSFSTGIVLFIIGSVGMVIGPAYKIVRWKSTN, from the coding sequence TTGTCTAAAAGTGGAAAATCTCAAAGAGCGATATTATATAACGACCTGATCTCAGGGATAATGTTTCTCGTAGGAAGTATTCTTTTCTTTCTCGGATCATTCTCTACTGGGATCGTATTATTTATCATAGGTAGTGTGGGAATGGTAATAGGCCCTGCCTACAAAATTGTAAGATGGAAAAGCACTAATTGA
- a CDS encoding inorganic phosphate transporter, whose translation MFYTYLILALVTLLVAFVSGNNLSAAVGTLIGSRILSLYGSILIAIAGFVAGLLIQGGSLHSTAVLLIPDNHFIIAISLAIALGIFVIAAIVRVPLSLVMALVGVSIGITLKFGIASNWPIIRDIVITWIIAPIGSVFVAFYLNRRFNKLQPKDVWNYAVFIKLMLIAVSFFTSFTLGANTLGFIDEIARVTGYEVIFPVIGIIVGSFFLSKGVSKRVGQEMYSMRYTSAFISLVVSSVLVEVATIFGFPLSNTQTLTSSVFGSGLSYRTKAMDALPYLFTVAMWVVSPAIGIILGYLVA comes from the coding sequence ATGTTTTACACATACCTTATACTTGCCCTTGTCACGTTACTCGTTGCCTTCGTGTCAGGTAACAATCTTTCAGCAGCTGTGGGAACACTCATTGGGTCAAGGATACTTAGTCTCTACGGCTCAATTTTGATCGCGATTGCAGGTTTTGTTGCAGGTCTTCTTATACAAGGGGGGAGCCTTCATTCCACTGCAGTTCTGCTAATACCTGACAACCACTTTATCATTGCTATCTCGCTGGCAATTGCACTTGGAATTTTCGTGATTGCTGCGATAGTGCGAGTACCGCTTTCCCTTGTAATGGCCCTAGTCGGAGTCTCAATAGGGATAACATTAAAATTCGGTATTGCAAGCAACTGGCCAATCATAAGGGATATTGTAATAACGTGGATAATAGCGCCAATTGGTTCGGTTTTTGTAGCCTTTTATCTTAATAGAAGGTTCAATAAATTACAGCCAAAAGATGTGTGGAACTACGCTGTTTTTATAAAACTAATGCTCATTGCTGTTTCATTCTTCACTTCATTTACGCTCGGAGCGAATACACTTGGCTTCATAGATGAAATAGCAAGAGTGACCGGATACGAAGTTATATTTCCAGTAATCGGAATAATCGTAGGGTCATTTTTCTTAAGCAAGGGAGTCTCCAAGAGAGTTGGCCAGGAGATGTATTCAATGAGATATACAAGCGCATTCATATCTCTTGTAGTCTCTTCCGTTTTGGTTGAAGTTGCTACAATTTTCGGATTCCCGCTCAGCAATACACAGACACTTACATCGAGCGTGTTCGGTTCGGGTCTTTCGTACAGGACGAAGGCAATGGATGCTTTGCCCTACCTTTTCACAGTTGCCATGTGGGTGGTTTCTCCGGCGATCGGTATAATTTTGGGATATCTTGTTGCTTAA
- a CDS encoding metallophosphatase family protein has product MRILIYSDAHSNFQAVKSLFDAEKFDKALFLGDIVDYGPEPAETLDAVLGQSDFIVRGNHDEAVAKNTDCGCAPEMHDLSVFTRDNISLKFLSKEDIARLDSLKDMLEFSLDGKNFLMVHASPNNILNGYMYGSEAEMVWKSAKFKKFDYILVGHTHFQMFYRGRIINPGSSGQPRDGNWMPMYTILDTDQNQVIFKRFTYDREKTIGKLKELIGQNPEYFVRLVKFYNGF; this is encoded by the coding sequence ATGAGAATTCTAATATATTCTGATGCACATTCCAATTTTCAGGCTGTTAAGTCTCTATTTGATGCCGAAAAATTTGACAAGGCATTGTTCCTAGGCGATATAGTAGATTACGGACCTGAGCCGGCAGAAACGCTAGATGCTGTTCTTGGCCAATCCGATTTCATTGTGCGAGGAAATCATGACGAGGCAGTCGCAAAAAATACCGATTGTGGGTGTGCTCCAGAAATGCATGATCTAAGTGTATTTACTCGCGACAATATTTCTTTAAAATTTCTGTCTAAAGAAGACATTGCCAGGCTCGATTCCCTGAAAGACATGCTTGAGTTCTCACTTGATGGAAAGAATTTTCTTATGGTACACGCCTCCCCGAACAACATCCTTAACGGCTACATGTATGGATCTGAAGCCGAGATGGTATGGAAATCAGCAAAATTCAAGAAATTTGACTACATCTTGGTTGGGCACACACATTTTCAGATGTTCTATCGTGGAAGAATCATAAATCCTGGTAGTTCTGGGCAACCACGAGACGGAAACTGGATGCCAATGTATACAATTCTCGACACAGATCAGAACCAGGTTATTTTTAAACGTTTCACTTACGACAGAGAAAAGACCATCGGGAAATTAAAGGAACTGATAGGTCAGAACCCGGAATACTTTGTGAGGCTCGTGAAATTTTATAACGGATTCTAA